A single region of the Ascaphus truei isolate aAscTru1 chromosome 6, aAscTru1.hap1, whole genome shotgun sequence genome encodes:
- the ZNF524 gene encoding zinc finger protein 524, whose product MESANQNRRYHQPWKAEQSWHSKDWDRPRSGACISSLTTKKQIWSSDLGLLDRERSSLHVKPVSQQESADSSSQGLQPKISKNWHYNSGSLLPHILQQLPSNNEDMKEEVVFPRLYSHVGNSHQENSSDGATSSRWIAAGTELIKLDPGPMSRSIFKSPSSFIQNPLLVREKACGPGSKRKQNLNCKYPPMEAVRGMEQEIVGPSIAYITPANSKTRGPYRAKMCSSIKHSRYDSVKGLGLTEHREAEYNSDKTSDHSSLSLSGTIDLTDQLHESKDDSTCSREGNKFLLIDDQGIPYTVFKTDLINLPKAIPEAEDKSSQAPKKLHYCLVCFRTFLYLSDLERHSITHSEHKPFECKVCGKSFKRSSHLQRHKHIHTGERPFQCPICQKGFRESGELQRHQRVHTGEKPYQCELCHLRFTERNTLRRHIKRKHSKETLYQQDAEDSSDWGETPEDEPTEDKME is encoded by the coding sequence ATGGAGTCTGCAAATCAGAACAGACGATATCATCAGCCCTGGAAAGCGGAGCAATCATGGCACAGTAAGGACTGGGATAGGCCAAGAAGCGGTGCATGCATTAGCTCACTGACAACGAAGAAGCAGATCTGGAGTTCTGACTTGGGACTGTTGGACAGAGAGAGAAGTAGTTTGCATGTAAAGCCTGTATCCCAACAGGAATCTGCAGATAGCAGCAGCCAAGGTTTACAGCCAAAGATTAGCAAGAATTGGCACTATAATTCAGGCAGTCTTCTGCCTCACATCCTGCAACAGCTACCTTCCAACAACGAGGACATGAAAGAGGAAGTTGTTTTTCCACGTTTATACAGTCATGTTGGGAACAGCCACCAAGAAAATTCATCCGATGGTGCAACATCATCACGATGGATAGCAGCTGGAACAGAATTAATCAAATTAGACCCTGGACCTATGTCCAGATCAATTTTCAAGTCGCCCTCGAGCTTCATACAAAATCCATTGTTGGTGAGAGAAAAGGCGTGTGGTCCTGGCTCTAAAAGGAAACAGAATTTAAATTGTAAGTATCCACCTATGGAGGCTGTTAGAGGTATGGAGCAGGAAATTGTTGGGCCTTCCATTGCATACATAACACCTGCAAATTCCAAAACTAGAGGACCCTATCGTGCCAAGATGTGCTCAAGTATTAAACATTCCAGGTATGACTCGGTAAAGGGTCTGGGATTGACAGAACATCGTGAAGCAGAATATAATAGTGACAAAACCAGCGACCACTCCTCACTTTCTCTTAGTGGGACAATAGACCTCACAGACCAATTACACGAAAGCAAGGATGATAGTACATGTAGTAGAGAAGGAAATAAGTTCCTCTTGATTGATGATCAGGGAATTCCATACACTGTCTTCAAGACGGATCTGATAAATTTACCAAAAGCTATTCCAGAAGCAGAGGACAAATCATCACAGGCGCCCAAAAAACTACACTATTGCCTGGTTTGTTTCAGGACATTCCTATACCTCTCTGACCTGGAGCGACACAGTATCACCCACTCAGAGCACAAGCCGTTTGAGTGCAAAGTCTGTGGAAAGAGCTTCAAACGCTCATCTCACTTGCAACGCCACAAGCATATTCACACTGGCGAGAGACCTTTCCAGTGTCCCATCTGCCAGAAAGGTTTCCGGGAGTCTGGGGAGCTGCAAAGGCACCAGAGAGTGCACACTGGGGAGAAGCCATACCAGTGTGAACTTTGTCACCTGCGCTTCACTGAACGAAACACTCTCCGCAGACATATCAAGCGCAAACATTCAAAGGAGACGCTGTACCAGCAGGATGCTGAAGACAGCAGTGACTGGGGAGAGACTCCGGAGGATGAACCCACAGAGGATAAAATGGAATAA